One part of the Ziziphus jujuba cultivar Dongzao chromosome 2, ASM3175591v1 genome encodes these proteins:
- the LOC107404508 gene encoding RNA pseudouridine synthase 7 gives MKRKREEKNMEIVWQTPVNPPERQDYIFRNGRRHVRPYYFEFISHVKNRWAGKSIVDLFAQEFKGRPYDYYVDAVKCGRIQVDGQMVPVSYIVKSSQKISHFLHRHEPPVMAWDVKILRKEPDVLTVCKPASVPVHPCGQYRKNTIVGILQAEYGLAPLFPVHRLDRLVSGLLILARNASKADIFRQEIEAGKVHKQYVARVIGVFPEHEQVVNVNIDYNAREGRSTAEVGNSCGDTSIKGKAACTKFTRISTDGIHSIVLCEPVTGRTHQIRVHLQYAGHPIANDMLYLSKHVTDRSTQGVSADKAAVCSGHSPSSGFDQNSSDANGGNSIEDFSIDPMCTNCPNLAPKGYDGHEEGLWLHCVRYSGPGWIYECPYPEWATLS, from the exons atgaagaggaagagagaagagaagaaCATGGAAATTGTGTGGCAAACCCCAGTGAACCCACCAGAGCGTCAAGATTACATCTTTCGCAACG GGAGGCGCCACGTAAGACCGTACTACTTCGAGTTCATCTCTCAT GTGAAGAATCGGTGGGCTGGAAAGAGCATTGTGGATTTGTTTGCCCAAGAGTTTAAAGGCCGACCTTATGATTACTAT GTTGATGCTGTCAAATGTGGAAGGATACAAGTTGACGGACAAATGGTGCCGGTTTCCTATATAGTTAAGTCATCACAGAAGATAAGCCACTTTTTGCACAG GCATGAACCACCGGTGATGGCTTGGGATGTCAAAATTCTCCGGAAAGAGCCGGATGTGCTGACTGTTTGTAAACCTGCTTCTGTTCCG GTGCATCCATGTGGTCAGTATCGTAAGAACACCATTGTTGGCATCCTTCAGGCGGAGTATGGCTTAGCACCTTTATTCC CTGTTCATCGGTTAGATCGTCTAGTCTCAGGACTCCTTATCTTGGCCAGAAATGCTTCAAAAGCTGATATTTTTAGGCAAGAG ATTGAGGCAGGGAAGGTGCACAAACAGTATGTTGCAAGAGTCATTGGGGTTTTTCCTGAACATGAG CAAGTTGTAAATGTTAACATAGATTATAATGCTCGAGAAGGAAGGAGCACAGCAGAG GTTGGCAATTCTTGTGGTGATACTTCCATAAAGGGGAAGGCTGCTTGTACCAAGTTCACTAGAATTAGTACCGATGGTATCCATAGCATTGTCTTGTGCGAGCCAGTCACTGGCCGAACACACCAA ATACGTGTCCATTTGCAATATGCAGGCCATCCAATAGCCAATGACATGCTTTACCTATCCAAACATGTAACTGATCGTTCCACTCAAGGAGTGAGCGCTGATAAAGCTGCTGTGTGTTCAGGCCATTCTCCGTCATCTGGTTTTGATCAAAATTCTTCCGATGCAAATGGAGGAAATTCCATTGAAGATTTCAGCATTGATCCCATGTGTACAAACTGTCCAAATTTAGCTCCAAAAGG
- the LOC107403476 gene encoding membrane-anchored ubiquitin-fold protein 3, whose amino-acid sequence MPEEDLVDIKFRLYDGSDIGPFQYSSTSTVDMLKQRIVADWPKGKAIIPKAANEVKLISSGKILENNKTVGQCKLPFGDNAGGAIIMHVVVQPSLAKAKAEKKIDDSPRKVVCSCSIL is encoded by the exons ATGCCGGAGGAGGATTTGGTGGACATAAAGTTTAGGTTGTACGATGGGTCTGATATTGGACCTTTCCAGTATTCATCGACCTCCACGGTTGATATGCTTAAGCAGAGGATTGTAGCCGATTGGCCCAAAG GCAAAGCAATAATCCCAAAGGCCGCCAACGAAGTAAAACTGATCAGTTCTGGTAAGATTTTGGAAAACAACAAGACAGTTGGTCAGTGTAAATTACCCTTTGGGGATAATGCTGGGGGAGCTATCATAATGCATGTTGTTGTACAGCCATCTCTAGCGAAAGCAAAAGCAG AGAAAAAGATTGATGATTCGCCCAGAAAAGTCGTTTGCTCATGTTCTATATTGTGA
- the LOC107403475 gene encoding glutamate-1-semialdehyde 2,1-aminomutase 2, chloroplastic, whose translation MANTTSGVVGVGLSCSNLKLSRRPISQFSQTRRFCCVNMAVSLDEKKKNFTLQKSEEAFNAAKELMPGGVNSPVRAFKSVGGQPIIIDSVKGSHMWDIDGNEYIDYVGSWGPAIIGHADDEVLAALAETMKKGTSFGAPCLLENTLAELVILAVPSIEMVRFVNSGTEACMGVLRLARAYTGREKLIKFEGCYHGHADPFLVKAGSGVATLGLPDSPGVPKAATYETLTAPFNDISAVEKLFETNKGEIAAIILEPVVGNSGFVPPKPDFLNAIRKVTKENGALLIFDEVMTGFRLSYGGAQEYFGITPDLTTLGKIIGGGLPVGAYGGRREIMEMVAPAGPMYQAGTLSGNPLAMTAGIQTLKRLKEPGSYEYLDKITGELIQGILDAGKKAGHAICGGYIRGMFGFFFTEGPVHNFSDAKKSDTAKFGRFFRGMLEEGVYFAPSQFEAGFTSLAHTTEDIQQTIAAAERVFNRI comes from the exons ATGGCGAACACTACTTCTGGGGTGGTTGGTGTTGGGCTTTCGTGCTCTAATCTGAAGCTCTCTAGGAGACCCATTTCCCAATTTTCGCAAACACGTCGTTTTTGCTGTGTGAATATGGCTGTCTCACTtgatgagaagaagaagaatttcaCCCTTCAGAAGTCTGAGGAGGCTTTCAATGCTGCTAAG GAGTTGATGCCTGGAGGTGTAAATTCCCCTGTTCGTGCTTTTAAATCTGTTGGTGGACAACCTATTATCATTGATTCTGTCAAGGGATCTCATATGTGGGACATCGATGGCAATGAATATATTGACTATGTCGGTTCTTGGGGACCTGCGATAATTGGGCACGCAGATGATGAG GTACTTGCAGCCCTTGCTGAAACAATGAAGAAAGGAACCAGCTTTGGTGCACCTTGTCTTCTGGAAAATACACTAGCAGAGTTGGTGATCCTAGCTGTTCCAAGCATAGAAATGGTTCGATTTGTTAACTCAGGCACAGAAGCATGCATGGGTGTTCTCCGCCTTGCCCGGGCTTACACTGGGAGGGAGAAGCTCATCAAGTTCGAGGGCTGTTACCATGGTCATGCTGATCCCTTCCTTGTCAAGGCAGGTAGTGGTGTTGCCACCTTAGGACTCCCTGACTCTCCTGGTGTTCCAAAGGCAGCCACATATGAAACTCTAACAGCCCCCTTCAATGATATCTCAGCTGTGGAAAAACTTTTTGAGACCAACAAAGGAGAGATTGCGGCAATTATCCTTGAACCTGTTGTTGGGAACTCTGGCTTCGTCCCTCCTAAGCCAGATTTCCTAAATGCCATACGGAAAGTCACCAAAGAGAATGGTGCTCTCCTTATCTTTGATGAGGTTATGACTGGTTTTCGATTGTCTTATGGTGGAGCTCAGGAGTATTTTGGCATTACTCCTGATTTAACAACATTAGGGAAGATCATCGGTGGTGGATTGCCTGTTGGTGCATATGGAGGAAGGAGGGAGATCATGGAAATGGTAGCACCTGCAGGACCCATGTACCAAGCTGGGACCTTAAGTGGAAACCCATTGGCAATGACTGCAGGTATTCAGACCCTTAAGAGGTTGAAGGAGCCAGGAAGTTATGAATACTTGGATAAGATTACAGGAGAACTCATTCAAGGTATTTTGGATGCTGGGAAGAAAGCTGGTCACGCAATATGCGGTGGCTATATAAGGGGAATGTTCGGGTTTTTCTTTACAGAAGGGCCCGTTCACAACTTTTCTGATGCAAAAAAGAGCGACACTGCAAAGTTTGGAAGGTTTTTTAGGGGCATGCTGGAAGAAGGTGTATACTTCGCACCATCACAGTTTGAGGCTGGATTTACAAGTTTGGCACATACTACTGAAGATATCCAACAGACTATAGCTGCAGCAGAGAGAGTTTTCAATCGGATCTAG
- the LOC107403464 gene encoding TPD1 protein homolog 1 has translation MLGRRVAVSISLFVVGILLLLVGFLSGLGNYSGSTGARSLSLGGSNNTLTAMHRRLLRHAKAVEQPDRIWGEKCTKSDIVINQGPTGPLPSGIPTYTVEIMNVCVTGCDIYGIHLSCGWFSSAHLVNPKVFKRLRYDDCLVNDGKPLINGGTLSFQYANTFLYPLSVSSVICS, from the exons ATGCTGGGTCGCCGAGTTGCCGTCTCCATATCGTTGTTCGTCGTTGGTATTCTGCTATTGCTGGTTGGTTTTCTCTCAG GTCTGGGCAATTACAGTGGTTCCACTGGAGCAAGGTCGCTGAGTTTGGGGGGCAGCAACAACACACTCACTGCAATGCACCGCAGGCTTCTTCGTCATG CAAAAGCAGTGGAGCAACCGGACCGCATTTGGGGGGAAAAGTGTACCAAGTCGGATATAGTGATAAACCAAGGACCCACTGGCCCACTCCCAAGTGGCATCCCAACCTACACCGTTGAGATCATGAACGTGTGTGTCACGGGTTGCGACATCTATGGGATTCACCTCAGCTGTGGCTGGTTCAGCTCTGCTCATCTCGTCAACCCCAAGGTCTTCAAGCGCCTTCGATATGATGACTGTTTGGTTAACGATGGGAAGCCCTTGATCAATGGTGGAACTCTCTCTTTTCAGTATGCCAATACTTTCCTCTACCCACTATCAGTCTCCTCCGTCATCTGCTCTTAA
- the LOC107403463 gene encoding protein MICRORCHIDIA 7, producing MGEKRMAVVVKKERVETTPQVAAAPEPTSSRSGDVSKCTPTVIDLDSSSSSSSSSSSDSDSDDEEALLETIGINVGEDGGLRKKRKLNELGVGFPVGFDDIIAPLLLPEPEKAGELQEQPSVNATVAVGNKQFWKAGDYEGAPCSDWDSSSGGMDHVRVHPKFLHSNATSHKWALGAFAELLDNALDEVCNGATYVNINMLLNKKDKSRMLLIEDNGGGMDPDKMRHCMSLGYSAKSKVANTIGQYGNGFKTSTMRLGADVIVFSRCSGKDGKSPTQSIGLLSYTFLRSTGKEDIVVPMLDYERGGGQWNKMIRSSIIDWNRNVETIVQWSPFSSEVDLLNQFCLMKDHGTRIIIYNLWEDDQGQLELDFDADPHDIQIRGVNRDEKNILMAKEYPNSRHFLTYRHSLRSYASILYLRLPPGFRIILRGIDVEHHNIVNDMMMSQEVTYRPQAGADGILKDSNMVAVVTIGFVKDAKYHIDVQGFNVYHKNRLIKPFWRLWNAAGSDGRGVIGVLEANFVEPAHDKQGFERTTVLARLEARLVQMQKTYWTTNCHRIGYAPRRNKKLLSASAYRENSPDYLLQSSPSRKNGTNSSKWKTSPVSDKFQSSFYQKHGRIDSKYGKIKSSSGPSSHLSENDSEDDIHITIPEKQANNSSHKAFPAHKAFRKDSPQVNRSLNMEDYRSQQDHASGGSTISPTTGSWSKGGGVNNTNHLSDSDLQTPEQLREENHELKERLKKREEELQELQYEKDRCKSLETQLQKAEEKIDELNKEQESLIDIFSEERERRDNEEKNLRRKLQEASNTIQELLDKVRLLEKMKLANGSNGVK from the exons atgggaGAAAAGAGAATGGCGGTGGTGGTGAAGAAAGAGAGAGTGGAAACGACGCCGCAGGTGGCGGCGGCGCCGGAGCCGACGTCGAGTCGGAGCGGCGACGTTTCGAAATGTACGCCGACGGTAATCGATCttgatagtagtagtagtagtagtagcagTAGTAGCAGTGACTCGGATTCCGATGATGAGGAGGCACTTTTGGAAACGATTGGGATTAATGTCGGTGAAGATGGAGGTttaaggaagaagaggaagctgAACGAACTCGGAGTGGGTTTCCCGGTGGGTTTCGACGATATCATTGCGCCGTTGTTGTTGCCGGAACCGGAAAAGGCGGGTGAGTTGCAAGAACAACCTAGCGTGAATGCGACCGTCGCGGTAGGTAATAAGCAGTTCTGGAAGGCTGGGGATTATGAAGGAGCTCCTTGTTCCGATTGGGATTCTTCTTCGG GTGGAATGGATCATGTCAGGGTTCATCCTAAGTTTCTTCATTCGAATGCAACCAGTCATAAGTGGGCTCTTGGAG CTTTTGCAGAGCTTCTGGACAATGCATTGGATGAG GTCTGCAATGGAGCTACATATGTGAACATAAATATGCTTCTTAATAAGAAAGACAAGAGCCGAATGTTGCTGATTGAAG ATAATGGTGGCGGAATGGATCCAGATAAGATGCGGCATTGCATGTCGTTGGGGTATTCTGCCAAAAGCAAAGTTGCAAACACCATTGGACAAT atGGAAATGGCTTTAAAACAAGTACAATGAGGCTTGGAGCAGATGTGATTGTGTTTTCACGTTGTAGTGGAAAGGATGGAAAGAG CCCTACACAGAGCATTGGATTGCTATCTTACACATTTTTGAGGAGCACAGGCAAGGAAGATATTGTGGTTCCCATG CTCGACTATGAAAGAGGAGGAGGGCAGTGGAACAAGATGATAAGGTCTTCTATTATTGACTGGAACAGAAATGTGGAAACAATAGTTCAATGGTCTCCATTTTCTAGTGAAGTGGACCTTCTTAATCAG TTTTGCTTGATGAAAGATCATGGAACACGGATTATCATATACAACCTTTGGGAGGATGACCAAGGACAGTTGGAACTTGATTTTGATGCTGATCCACAT GACATCCAAATTAGAGGGGTCAATAGAGATGAAAAGAATATACTAATGGCTAAAGAGTATCCCAATTCTCGACATTTCTTGACCTATCGGCACTCATTAAGG agTTACGCCTCAATTCTCTATTTGAGGCTTCCTCCCGGATTTCGAATAATTCTTCGAGGAATAGACGTTGAGCACCACAACATAGTGAATGATATGATGATGTCTCAGGAGGTTACATATAGGCCACAGGCTGGGGCTGATGGGATCTTAAAGGATTCAAAT ATGGTTGCTGTTGTTACCATTGGATTTGTGAAGGATGCCAAATATCATATTGATGTTCAAGGATTTAATGTCTATCACAAGAATCGACTGATCAAG CCATTTTGGAGGCTTTGGAATGCTGCAGGAAGTGATGGTCGTGGAGTTATAG GTGTTTTGGAAGCTAACTTTGTTGAACCAGCTCATGATAAGCAGGGGTTTGAGCGTACCACTGTTCTTGCCAGACTTGAGGCACGACTTGTACAGATGCAAAAGACTTACTG GACCACAAACTGTCATAGAATTGGCTATGCTCCTAGACGTAATAAGAAACTTCTTAGTGCTTCTGCATATAGAG AAAATTCTCCTGATTACCTTCTCCAGTCATCTCCATCCAGAAAGAATGGTACTAACTCAAGCAAATGGAAAACATCCCCAGTTTCAGATAAATTTCAATCAAGTTTCTATCAGAAGCATGGAAGAATAGATTCAAAATAtgggaaaataaaaagttcttCTGGACCATCATCACATCTATCAGAGAACGATAGTGAAGATGACATCCATATTACCATTCCTGAGAAACAGGCAAACAATAGCAGTCATAAGGCATTCCCTGCTCACAAAGCTTTTAGAAAAGATAGTCCTCAAGTGAATAGGTCTTTGAATATGGAAGACTACAGATCTCAGCAGGATCATGCATCTGGTGGAAGCACTATTTCGCCCACCACAGGATCATGGTCAAAG GGAGGTGGTGTTAATAATACGAATCACCTTTCAGATTCTGATTTACAAACTCCAGAGCAGTTGAGAGAAGAAAATCATGAACTGAAGGAAAG ATTGAAGAAGAGGGAAGAGGAGCTGCAGGAACTGCAGTATGAAAAAGACAGGTGCAAGTCGCTTGAAACTCAG CTCCAAAAAGCAGAAGAAAAGATTGACGAATTGAACAAAGAACAAGAAAGTCTAATAGATATATTCTCTGAGGAAAGGGAACGACGGGACAACGAGGAGAAAAATTTGAGAAGGAAGTTGCAG GAGGCTTCTAATACCATCCAAGAGTTGTTGGACAAGGTAAGGCTTCTGGAAAAGATGAAGCTTGCtaatggcagcaatggagtaaAGTAG